The region AAAGCCAGCACCTCCTCGTCGCTGACGGCCTGCTCTGCCTTTCCTGCCTCGAGGACGGTGAGAACGTCGTGCCCGAACCCGCGCAAGGCCTCGACCACCGGCAAGGGAAAGTTTTCGTCCGCGTAGAAACGCACCGATCCCTACGCGTCCTCGTTTTCGTGTATCTGACGGTCGATCTCTTCCGGGTGAGCGCGCACATACGCCCAGGCGTGGGCCAAATCCTCGGCTCGGAGCGTCGGATAGGAGCCTAGCAAGTCGGCCTCGCTGGCGCCGAGTCGCCTCGCCTGCTCCAGAACCCAAACAGGGATGCGGCTGCCAACGATGCGCGGCTCGCCACCCGCGACACCGGGCGTCGTTTCGATGCCGGGAAACGCGTCTCCCAAATCACTGACCACCCACTGCAACAGTTGAGCTTTTTCCGCACGCGTCATGCCGGACAACAACCTTTCGACCTCCTGAAGTGCGCGTGTCATAATCATCCTCCAGCATAAGTCTACTCGAGCGCTTCAGGGCGCCTTACGCCGCACACCCGCATTGTGCAGACAGCCCTAAGGCGCCGCTGCGGCGCTGGCGTTCGGCCAGGCGCTCGAGGGGCTAAGGGCTTGGATCTCCTGACAAGGGGCAAGCGAGCACATTGCTTTCAGCAAGGCGCAGAGGTCGCCAAAAGGATACTGGCGTGGAAGCTCCCGTAGAATCGTAACAAGCAGCTTCTCGAGCTTGTTCATGCCGTCAATCTAGCACGGCAAAAGCGAGAGTTTTGCTTAACGGCTAAGCGCAGCGGCGCGCCCTTTCAGTACCCCGATCAAGCAACAAGTCAAGAGAGACATTGGAAATGCGCGTGCGTGGGCGCGTCCGTTGCAGCGCGTGGTGAGGCAGCATGGCAGTAACCCATTCACAGGTACTCGACCTTGCCAACCATGTCCTCTGCTTCTAGCGCCTGATAGATGAGCATCAGGCCACGGATACTATCACCTGTCGAGGTACGTTGCGGTGCGTAAATGACACCTGCATGCGCTTTGCCCGAAGCCGCAAGGCGTAGAAAGTCATCGTCTTGCGTAAAAATAATCCTTCCCTCAGCGAGAGCAAGCGCCAAATGCGCTTCATCATCAGCGCCGAGCATGTCCGCCTCGGCTACGCTCAGAACGTCAATCCCTCGCTGTCTTAAGCCATTGATGACCGCTCGTGACACATGCTCGTCTGTGTAATAGCGGATTTCACCCACCGAGCCATGTCTTTAGCTTTTGACCAAGAACCGAGGGGCTGTTTCTACGCATCTCCTCGACAAATTCCTCACCCTCTCTGATGCTGTCATTGATCTCGTCTTGGTGGTCGAAGTAGTAAGTCAACGCTGCATACACATCAGCTAGGGTCACGTTATGATCGGCGCTTATCTCATCGGCGCTCTTACCCATGTGCTCGTGCCAGATGACGATATTCTGCACGGTGATACGATGTCCAGCGATGCGTGGTTTCCCACTAGCGACACCAGGCGTGATTTCGATATGTTTATCCAAAACAGGGGCAGTCATACGTCAAGTGTAGCAGGCGCGAAGATGCTGCCTAACGTTTGACTTAAGCGGCCTGCCGTAAGGCAGGTCCGCTTGAAGGAAAGGTTAGACCCCATGGGCCTTCCACTTCTTGGCTAATGCTTGAGTTCTTTCGGGAACACCCCAGGAAACAGAGACCTGAGAGTTGGCTTCAACGGCGGACTCAATGCGAGAGGGGAAGCCTGATTCCCAGACTTCAAGTTCTTCGAGGTAGCCAATCCGCGCCTTGGCCTCGGCAAAGCTGGCGCTGTCCTCAAACAAGTTGACCAAGATCTCGGCCATGCGGCGTTGCGTCTGCTTGTTCTTGCGATAAGCATCGAACAGTTCGCGCGCGATCGCTAGCGCAGTCTTCCCATGCCCGGCGAATCCCTGAAAGCGGCCGATGAAACCGTACGGATCCTGTCCGAAGCGGACCGCGAATACCGGAAGGCCTTTTCCCATGGCAAAGCCAATCTCTTGGTCAGTCCATTTGCTCGCGTGAAAGTCCGGATGCAGCAGCGCCACCAGGGATTCAGCCGTTGACAACGCAGTTTCGATCTGTGCTTGCCATTCGAGAGTCGGTTCGATGTCGTTGTGAGCAACGAACGAAGAGATACCGAATCGAAGCAGCGCCTCTTGAAGTTCTGCTGCAAATACCTTGTGGGAGGAAAGGTGCGAGATGAAGAGACGGAACATCCGCTTCCGCCAAAACGGTGGATCGACGCCGATCATCGGTGCCTCTTCGAACCGGAACCCAACGTGTTGCCCGAGCTCCAGAAGTGAGTGGTCTGATGCCTCTTTGAGCATATCCAGGATGTACGCGTCTTTGTCGCCTTGCCAGGTCTCCGACGTCGGAAGCTTGAACTGCGTAAGCGTCACGTCGACAAGCGGCCATCCTTCGTTTGAAAGGCGAGTGCTGATTTCCTTCAACAGAGTGATGCGTTGAGACGGTGTGAGCATGTGCAATTCCGGGGTCTAACTAGGAATTATACGTCACAGGACGTATAATGTCTTCCACAGGATGATCATACTCGCTGCATCCGATGGTGAACAGCGCAAGATGTAGGCTCCGCCGCCTCAAAAACTCTCCAACACCTTCCGCGCGGCCTCGCCCGGCTCGAGCTCGCCTCTCAAGACGGCCTCGATAAGCTCGCCTTCTTGCGCCTCGGTCTGCTGGCGGATCCTCTCGTGGACGATGGCGGCGATCTCGAAGCGGGCGCGGCCGCGGCGGATTTCGTCCAGTTCGCTCGAGGCCGTGAGGTGCTCGTGGTGCTTGTCCAGGTGGGTCATAAGCTCGTCTAGGCCCTCGCCCGTCGCGGCGGTCGTCGCCTGGATGGCGGGCCACCACTCGCCCTCCTCGGGGTGGCCGAGCTCGAGCGCCGCCTTGAGCTCGCGCAAGAGCCTGGGGCCGCCCGCTTGGTCGAATTTGTTGACCGCGAAGACATCGGCAATCTCCATGATGCCCGCCTTGAAGGCCTGGACGCCGTCGCCTTGGCCGGGGGTCATGACCAGGACCGTCGTGTCGGCCACTTTAACGATGTCCACCTCGGACTGGCCGACGCCGACGGTCTCGATGAGCACGTAGTCGAAGCCGTAGGCGTCCAAGAGCGCCACCACCTGGAGGCTGGCCGCCGCCAGACCGCCCAGATGGCCCCGCGTGGCCATCGAGCGGATGTAGACGCTCCTGTCCTGGTGCCAGCGCAGCATGCGGATGCGGTCGCCCAAGATGGCGCCGCCGCTGTAGGGGCTGGTGGGGTCCACCGCCACGACCGCGACGCGCTGGTCGCGCTCCCTGATCTTGCCGATGAGCCTGTCGGAGAGGGTGCTCTTGCCGCTGCCGGGCGAGCCGGTGATGCCGACGATGCGTGCCCGGTTGGCGCGGGCGCGGACCTCCCTCAAAAGGGCCTGGCCCTGCGGGCGGCCGGACTCGAGCAGGGTGATGGCGCGGGCCAAGGCGCGCTCGTCGCCTTCCAAAAAGCGCGCCGCGAGTGAGGACGAGGTCATCCAAAGAGCATAACGCGCTTGGGGCAGGGGGATAGGGGAGTGGGGTGAGAGGGAGTAGGGGAAAATGGACGGCTCAGCGCTGCAGGGTCGCCAGCTTGAGGGTGAGCGCCTCGAGCGCCCAGCCTTCGTCCTTGCCCGACTTGATGGCCACGTCGGCCTCGAGGATGGCGCCGAGCACCCGCCCCAGCGCCGCCTCGTCGAGCGGGCGCGCCAGCGCCAGCGCCTTTTGCGCCACGAAGGGTTTTACTTTCAAGGCTTGGGTGACGGCCGCGGCGTCGAGCCGGGCCCGGCTCTCCTGCAGGCCGACGCAGCGCGCCACCAGGTTGTACTGCCAGGTGACGGCGCCCAACACCCGCGCGGGCGCTTCGCCCTGATCCATCAGGCTGCGCACGACCTCGAGCGCGCCCCTCGCGTCGCCCCGAGCGGCGGTCTCGATGAGCGCAAAGGCGTCGCGGGCGGCGGGGCGGCCCGCGACCTCGCGCACGCGCACGCTACTCAAGGTTTCGTCAAGGGCGGCGAGCTTCTGAATCTCCGAGGCGATGCCCGGCAGGTCCTCACCGAAAAGGTCGGCGAGCGTCTGCGGCACGTCGTCTTCAAAGCGTAGCCCCTCTGCCCGCAGCTCCTCGCGCACCCAGTGACTGAGCGCGCCAAAGCGCGGCGTGGGCAGGTGCTCAAAGCTGCCCACGGCCTTGTAGACCTTCTGCCGTGCCGCCGTGGCCTCCTGGTCGAGCACCACGATGAGGCTCTCGGAACCGGCCTCCAAGACCTTCAACACCTCGTTGCGCGGCTTGACCCCGGCCTGACCCTTAAAGGCCGCGCCAAAGTCCAAACGCAGGGCGACCTGCCCGAACAGGCCCGACTGCGCCGCCAGGTGCGCCACCTCCCGCGCCGTCATGCCCTCGCCCAGCTCGGTCACCTCGTGGGGCTTGAAGCCGCGCGCGGCGAGCGCCCGCTTCGCGGCGCGGTGAACCAAAAAGGCGTCGCCGCCGAAGGCGAGAAGCATGCTCAGGAGACGGGAATCAGCATCCAGGCGCCGGAGGGTTTTATTCCGACCCCTGACGTCTGACCCCCGGGTTCTGCTCTCATCGGTGAACCTCAGCGAGCGCCCTCAGCATCTCGGCGGCGCTCTCGAAGCGCGCTTTTGGGTCGCGCGACAGGGCGCGGCCGATAGCGCC is a window of Deinococcota bacterium DNA encoding:
- a CDS encoding DUF5615 family PIN-like protein → MRFYADENFPLPVVEALRGFGHDVLTVLEAGKAEQAVSDEEVLA
- a CDS encoding DUF433 domain-containing protein; amino-acid sequence: MTRALQEVERLLSGMTRAEKAQLLQWVVSDLGDAFPGIETTPGVAGGEPRIVGSRIPVWVLEQARRLGASEADLLGSYPTLRAEDLAHAWAYVRAHPEEIDRQIHENEDA
- a CDS encoding DUF5615 family PIN-like protein yields the protein MGEIRYYTDEHVSRAVINGLRQRGIDVLSVAEADMLGADDEAHLALALAEGRIIFTQDDDFLRLAASGKAHAGVIYAPQRTSTGDSIRGLMLIYQALEAEDMVGKVEYL
- a CDS encoding DUF433 domain-containing protein, with the protein product MTAPVLDKHIEITPGVASGKPRIAGHRITVQNIVIWHEHMGKSADEISADHNVTLADVYAALTYYFDHQDEINDSIREGEEFVEEMRRNSPSVLGQKLKTWLGG
- a CDS encoding TIR domain-containing protein — encoded protein: MKEISTRLSNEGWPLVDVTLTQFKLPTSETWQGDKDAYILDMLKEASDHSLLELGQHVGFRFEEAPMIGVDPPFWRKRMFRLFISHLSSHKVFAAELQEALLRFGISSFVAHNDIEPTLEWQAQIETALSTAESLVALLHPDFHASKWTDQEIGFAMGKGLPVFAVRFGQDPYGFIGRFQGFAGHGKTALAIARELFDAYRKNKQTQRRMAEILVNLFEDSASFAEAKARIGYLEELEVWESGFPSRIESAVEANSQVSVSWGVPERTQALAKKWKAHGV
- the meaB gene encoding methylmalonyl Co-A mutase-associated GTPase MeaB, whose translation is MTSSSLAARFLEGDERALARAITLLESGRPQGQALLREVRARANRARIVGITGSPGSGKSTLSDRLIGKIRERDQRVAVVAVDPTSPYSGGAILGDRIRMLRWHQDRSVYIRSMATRGHLGGLAAASLQVVALLDAYGFDYVLIETVGVGQSEVDIVKVADTTVLVMTPGQGDGVQAFKAGIMEIADVFAVNKFDQAGGPRLLRELKAALELGHPEEGEWWPAIQATTAATGEGLDELMTHLDKHHEHLTASSELDEIRRGRARFEIAAIVHERIRQQTEAQEGELIEAVLRGELEPGEAARKVLESF
- the holA gene encoding DNA polymerase III subunit delta; its protein translation is MLLAFGGDAFLVHRAAKRALAARGFKPHEVTELGEGMTAREVAHLAAQSGLFGQVALRLDFGAAFKGQAGVKPRNEVLKVLEAGSESLIVVLDQEATAARQKVYKAVGSFEHLPTPRFGALSHWVREELRAEGLRFEDDVPQTLADLFGEDLPGIASEIQKLAALDETLSSVRVREVAGRPAARDAFALIETAARGDARGALEVVRSLMDQGEAPARVLGAVTWQYNLVARCVGLQESRARLDAAAVTQALKVKPFVAQKALALARPLDEAALGRVLGAILEADVAIKSGKDEGWALEALTLKLATLQR